The DNA region AAAACTTAACAGCCAATAGAAGCTATGTGCTACAAGCTCTTAGTGCAGATAAAAATAAGCTGAAAAACATTTCTAAACTATCAGAACTAAAGAAAGTCTTTACTGATTATGTTGATGGGCTTGAAATTGAAATGTTGGATATAAAAGAGGAAAAAATCACAAAATTCCAACAAAAGACTTTAAAAGAGTCGGCTTGGTTGCAACTGATTGTAACTATGAAATTTTGGATGGATGACACATCTAAGAATTTTGAAAAAACAGATATTTTTATTGAAAAAAGTGTTAACACAAGTTTTGATTTAATTGATACACAACCCATAAAAAGTATTATCGATTTTGGTAAGTTTTTATATAAAGAAAAGGTAAAAATATAAAGCTAATGAAGACTATAGATAGTATTCCAATTTCTAAAATGCAACGTGCCTCAAAGTTGGTAAAAACAGGAGCCAAGGTTGGTGTTAATTACCTGAAATATTATGGTGATAAAATTATTAATACTGAAGTAGTTGCAAAGGAAAAATTAAATCAGAATAACGCTAATGATATTTATAATGGCCTCAAACAATTAAAAGGTAGTGCTTTAAAAGTAGCTCAAATGTTGAGCATGGAAAAGAATATTTTACCAAGAGCATACGTAGAGAAATTTTCATTGGCTCAGTTTTCTGTACCACCATTATCACCGCCATTAGTTATTAAAACGTTTAAGCAGTATTTTGGCAAACATCCTAATGAAATTTTTGATGAATTTAATGCTACTTCTGTGAATGCAGCGAGTATTGGTCAAGTCCATAAAGCAGTGAAAGATAATAAAGAATTGGCCATAAAAATCCAGTATCCTGGTGTAGCTCAAAGCATTAGCTCAGATTTAACTATGGTCAAACCTATAGCAATGAGCATGTTTAATATAAAGGGTAAAGATTCTGATAAGTATTTCAAGGAGGTTGAAGATAAGTTAATTGAAGAAACGGACTACACATTAGAAGTAAAACAGAGTAAAGCTATGGTTAATGCGTGTAAACATATACCAAATTTGCTTTTTCCTAATTATTATGAAAAATATTCTTCACAGAGAATTATTACAATGGATTGGATGCATGGTGAGCATTTGTCGGAATTTGTAGCTCATAATACTAACCAAGCAATATCTAATCAATTAGGGCAAGCCTTATGGGATTTTTATATGTTTCAAATCCATAAATTGAAAAAAGTACATGCAGATCCACATCCAGGTAATTTTTTAATTAATAAACAAGGGCAATTAATTGTAATTGATTTTGGTTGTATAAAAGAAATTCCTCAAGAGTTTTATATTCCTTATTTTGAGTTAGCTGAAAAAGAGAATATTAACAATCCGATCTTATTCAAGGAAAAACTTTTTGAATTAGAAATTTTGAGAGAAGATGATTCAGAAGAAGAAATTGAATTTTTTACGCAAATGTTTCATGAAATGTTGAGTCTGTTTACGCAACCTTTACATCAAGAGGTGTTTGATTTTTCTAATTCTGAATTTTTTGAAAAGATAGGACAATTAGGCGAACGATACTCTAAAAGTACTGAATTAAGAAAAATGAATGGAAACAGAGGGTCTAAACATTTTATTTATATAAACAGGACATTTTTTGGCTTATATAATTTAATGTTCGATTTAAAGTCGAAAGATGTAAAAATTTTTAATTTCGAAAATTTATAATGATACATTTTAGTAGAGCAGACATTAACAATTTTCACCATCTTTATCGTATAAATCTAATCAATAGTTGTTCAGGTTATAAATCGGCTAATTTAATTGGCACAAAGTCCCCTGAGGGTATAGAAAATGTAGCAGTATTTAGTTCAGTTACTCATATGGGTTCAAATCCGCCATTATTGGGTGTCTTTTTTCGGCCAACGACGGTACTCAGAAACACGTACGAAAATATAAAAAGGACAGGGACATTTACTATTAATCATATTTATGATACTATTTTAAAAGATGCTCATCATACTTCGGCAAAATATGACAAGTCAATATCAGAATTTGAAAAGACAAATTTAAAACCTGAATATTTAAATAATTTTCCAGCTCCTTTTGTTGAGGGTGCTCCTATTAAGTTAGGAATGAAATTTGTAGAAGAATATCACATAAAAAGTAACGATATAATTTTAGTTATCGGTGAAATTATTGACTTATATATAAAAGATGATATGCTACAGGAAGATGGATTTATAAATCTGTCTTTAGGTAAAGTAGCCTCAATAAATGGCTTAGATGGATACACTATTCCTAATTTAGAAAAGCGATTAGGTTATCAAAGACCTAAATAAAAAATATAAAAAGTGGTTTTAGAAACTACATACCACAATAAAAAAGATGAAATACTGATTAATGATTTAGTTGGTAAGTCATTTACTTTTTGGCAGATTTTAAAATTAAAGGGAATAGGTTCAAAACGTATGATAGTTAATACGGTAAGCACTAATATGAAAGAATATATTAATAAAGTTGCTGATATAACCTATGCCAACATAGAATTAAGACCTAAAGGTATTTTGGTTTTGATAAATAAAGGTCTTAGAAATTTTACTTGGGTAATACCTTATTACCAGTTGGTTATATACAAATCAGATGGTTTTAGTATTCATGCACAAGGAAAATTTGTTAGTTTTAAAGAGGATAGGTTGTTTAAAGAGAATAAAAAATTCATCAATAAGTTATTAACACTAAGGATAGCTTTCTTAAATAAGTTGTTTGAGTTGTCTTAAGCTATATAACCTACCATTTAATATTGCATTGTTAAAAGTGGCAGGTTTTTTTGAATAACTCAGTTGGGGTTTTTACTGTTATTTGTAAAAAGTTTCTGTTTAAAAACTTTTAAAAAAATTACTTCTTTTGGTCATTTTTAGATGATATTTAAAAGTGATTTAAAAAAAAACAGTAAATTTGCCCGTTAGTTAATAATAATTAGAACTGATTTTTTATGAGTTATAAATTAGGTATTAACCAAAACATTTTAGAGCTTATTGGTAGTACACCAATGATTAAATTAAACAAAATTACCAACAAATTAGAAGGTAAGTTCTATACAAAGTTTGAAGGTTACAACCCAGGTCATTCAACTAAAGACAGAATTGCCTTACATATTATCGAACAAGCTGAAAAGCAAGGCTTAATCAAAAAAGGGACAACAATTATAGAAACTACATCAGGTAATACTGGCTTTAGTATTGCTATGGTTAGTGTTATTAAAGGTTACGATTGTATTTTAGCAGTATCTTCTAAATCCTCAAATGATAAAATTGACATGTTAAAGGCAATGGGTGCTAAAGTGTACGTTTGCCCAGCTCATGTTAGTGCTGATGATCCTCGTTCTTATTACAATGTTGCTAAAAAATTGCACTCTGAAATTGCAGATTCGGTTTATATCAATCAATATTTTAATCAATTAAATATTGATGCACATTACAACACTACAGGTCCTGAAATTTGGGAACAAACTGAAGGCAAAATAACGCATTTAGTAGCTGCAAGTGGTACAGGCGGAACAATATCTGGAGCTTCAAAATACTTAAAAGAACAAAATCCAAATATTAAAATCATTGGTGTTGATGCTTATGGGTCTGTATTGAAAAAATTTCATGAAACAGGAGAGTTAGATACCAAAGAAAGCTACCCATACCGGATAGAAGGTCTGGGTAAAAATTTAATTCCTACCGCTACAGATTTTGATGTGATTGACAAATTTGAAAAGGTAAATGATGAGGATAGTGCACATAGAGCAAGAGAAATAGCACTAACTGAAGGTGTTTTTGCAGGATATACAAGTGGTGCGGCTATGCAGGCCGTTTTTCAATTAGCAAAAAAAGGTGAATTTGATCAAAATAGTAATGTTGTTGTTATCTTTCCTGATCATGGTTCAAGGTACATGAGCAAAGTATATAGTGATGATTGGATGAGAGAACAAGGCTTTTTTGATACTGAAAAATTTGTACAATCAGAAATTGAATATATTAAATAAAATACTTAAATAAACTAATATTCAGGCTTCATTTTTGAAGCCTTTTTTTATGGTTTTTATTGTATTTTTAGTTACTTAATAAGTATCTTGTTGAAAAAGAGTGATATCGTACCTTTAAATAAGCTAAAATTTTAGTTACTTTGCAGTATTAAATTTGAAAATGTGAAAGATTTATTTGAAAGAATAATTAAAGATAAAGGCCCGTTAGGTAAATGGGCCGAACAAGCAGAAGGATATTATGTTTTTCCTAAATTAGAAGGGCCTATCTCAAACAGAATGGGCTTTAACGGAAAAAAGGTTATTACTTGGAGTATTAATGATTATTTAGGTTTAGCTAATCATCCTGAGGTTATAAAAGCAGATGCAGAAGCAGCAGCCGAACATGGTATGGCCTACCCAATGGGTGCCAGAATGATGTCAGGTCACACTCCTTTTCACGAGCAATTAGAGCAAGAATGTGCAGATTTTGTTAATAAAGAAGCAGCATATTTGGTTAATTTTGGCTATCAAGGTATGGTTTCTGCCATAGACGCCCTAGTAACCAAGCACGACGTTATTGTTTATGATATTGATACTCATGCATGTATTATTGATGGTGTTCGTTTGCATGCGGGCAAACGCTTTGTATATAAGCACAATGATGTAGAAAGTTTAGAAAAAAACTTAAAAAGGGCAACTAAAATGGCAACTGAAAATGGTGGCGGAATTTTAGTAATATCTGAGGGTGTTTTTGGTATGCGGGGTGAGCAAGGTAAACTGAAAGAAATAGCAGCTCTTAAGAAAAAATACAATTTCAGATTTTTAGTGGATGATGCTCACGGATTTGGCACCTTAGGTGAAGGTGGTAGAGGTGCAGGTGTTGAGCAAGGCGTACAAGATGATATAGATGTTTATTTTGCCACATTTGCAAAATCAATGGCAGGCATTGGTGCATTTTTTGCTGCTGATAAAGATATTATTCAATTTTTACAATATAATATGCGTTCGCAAATGTTTGCAAAATCATTGCCAATGGCAATGGTTAAAGGAGCATTAAAACGTTTAGATATGTTACGTACAATGCCAGAGCTTAAAGAAAAACTTTGGGAAAATGTAAATGCATTGCAATCAGGTCTTAAAGAGCAAGGTTTTGATATTGGTAATACAAACACATGTGTAACACCAGTATTTTTAAAAGGTGACATACCTGAAGCCATGGCTATGGTCAACGATTTAAGAGAAAATCATGGTATTTTCTGTTCTATTGTAGTGTATCCAGTTATTCCAAAAGGAATGATTTTACTTAGAATGATTCCTACAGCGGCACATACTTTAGAAGATGTAAAAGAAACCATTATTGCATTTTCTGCTATAAGAGAAAAATTAAGAGATGGTGTTTATAAAAAGATTGCCGAGGCCATGCTAGGATAGAAAATACAAATTTCAATAAAAAATCCCAAATTCCAATTGCTAGAGTTTGGGATTTTTTTTGTTTATAATTTTCTAATATAATTGTATCTTAGGGATTTAAATAATCAATAAATGGCATACGATGAACACTTAGGAGAAAGAATAAGTGCAATTATAAAATCTAAAAATGTAGCGTTTTGCAGTAAAAAAATGATGGGCGGGCTGGTTTTTATGGTCAACGATAAAATGACTTGTGGTATTCATATCGACAAAAAATATGGAGATAGTTTGTTAATGGCAAAAATTGGAACGGAAGCTTATGAAAAAGAAATAACAAAAGAAGTTAGCTTACCTATGGATTTTACAGGCAGACCCATGAAAGGGTATATTTTTGTTACTCCTAAAGGTTTTGACTTGGAATCTGATTTAGAATATTGGATAGATAAAGCCTTGGATTTTAATAAAACGTTGAAATAATCACTTCAAATGCAATACACCCCAAAATCAATCAGGCCGTTTATTGGTGCTATAGATTTCACAATTTCCAGAAATTTCTATTTAGATCTTGGATTTGAAGAATTTAAAATCTCACCTAAAATGGCGTATTTTAAAATGGGCGATTTTGGGTTTTATTTACAAGATGCTTATGTAAAAGATTGGGTAGATAATACCATGCTGTTTTTGGAAGTAGAAAATTTAGAAAAGCACTTAGAAGTAATAACAAATCTAAATTTAACCAAGAAGTATCCAACTGTGCGGATATCCAATATTGCAGAAAACGATTGGGGAAATGAATTTTTTATACATGACCCATCAGGAATATTATGGCATATCGGCGAATTTAAAATGGAAAAGCAGTAAACTACATTTTCATTCTGGCATTCGCGGTTACATCTAAACCATCAAACTGTCCATCTAAAAATTTGTAATAGCCTACAATACCTATCATAGCTGCATTATCCATGGTATATTCAAATTTTGGAATGTACGTAGTCCAATCATATTTATTTTCAGCTTCTTTTAGTACTTTCCGTATTTCAGAATTTGCAGAAACACCTCCAGCAATGGCAATATGTTTAATTCCAGTTTGTTTTACGGCTTTTTTTAATTTATCCATTAAAATTGAAGTAATTGTAAATTGAATAGATGCACAAATATCATTCAGGTTTTCTTCTATAAAATTGGAATTCTCTTTTACATTTTTTTGAATAAAATATAAAATAGCCGTTTTTAATCCACTAAAACTAAAATCTAATGGGTTTTTAGTTTTTGGTTTTGTAAAGACGTAAGCATTTGGGTTTCCTAATTGTGCATATTTATCTACCAAAGGGCCTCCTGGATATGGCAATCCCAATATTTTAGCGGATTTGTCAAAAGCTTCACCAACGGCATCATCGAGGGTTTCACCAATAACTTCCATAGAAAAAAAATCAGTTATTTTAACTATTTGAGTATGTCCACCACTTATGGTTAAACATAAAAAAGGGAAAGGTGGTTTTTGTTGACTTTCGTCATCAATAAAATGAGCTAAAATATGTGCTCGCATATGGTTTACTCCAATCAGCGGAATATTTAAGGCCAAAGACATTGATTTGGCAAACGAACTTCC from Aureibaculum sp. 2308TA14-22 includes:
- a CDS encoding aminotransferase class I/II-fold pyridoxal phosphate-dependent enzyme; protein product: MKDLFERIIKDKGPLGKWAEQAEGYYVFPKLEGPISNRMGFNGKKVITWSINDYLGLANHPEVIKADAEAAAEHGMAYPMGARMMSGHTPFHEQLEQECADFVNKEAAYLVNFGYQGMVSAIDALVTKHDVIVYDIDTHACIIDGVRLHAGKRFVYKHNDVESLEKNLKRATKMATENGGGILVISEGVFGMRGEQGKLKEIAALKKKYNFRFLVDDAHGFGTLGEGGRGAGVEQGVQDDIDVYFATFAKSMAGIGAFFAADKDIIQFLQYNMRSQMFAKSLPMAMVKGALKRLDMLRTMPELKEKLWENVNALQSGLKEQGFDIGNTNTCVTPVFLKGDIPEAMAMVNDLRENHGIFCSIVVYPVIPKGMILLRMIPTAAHTLEDVKETIIAFSAIREKLRDGVYKKIAEAMLG
- a CDS encoding VOC family protein, producing the protein MQYTPKSIRPFIGAIDFTISRNFYLDLGFEEFKISPKMAYFKMGDFGFYLQDAYVKDWVDNTMLFLEVENLEKHLEVITNLNLTKKYPTVRISNIAENDWGNEFFIHDPSGILWHIGEFKMEKQ
- a CDS encoding TetR family transcriptional regulator C-terminal domain-containing protein — its product is MAKKKNITSNQLLSFYMDYVLEHNDKPKSVYAFAKQNNFDEAQFYNFYGTFEAIEKDVFKTFFDNTLTTLNKSEEYESYESRDKLLCFYFTFFENLTANRSYVLQALSADKNKLKNISKLSELKKVFTDYVDGLEIEMLDIKEEKITKFQQKTLKESAWLQLIVTMKFWMDDTSKNFEKTDIFIEKSVNTSFDLIDTQPIKSIIDFGKFLYKEKVKI
- the tsaD gene encoding tRNA (adenosine(37)-N6)-threonylcarbamoyltransferase complex transferase subunit TsaD, which produces MTTNNSTYILAIESSCDDTGVAILHNDKVLCNVVANQEIHSQYGGVVPELASRAHQQHIVPVVHQALKKARIDKKQLNAIAFTKGPGLMGSLLVGSSFAKSMSLALNIPLIGVNHMRAHILAHFIDDESQQKPPFPFLCLTISGGHTQIVKITDFFSMEVIGETLDDAVGEAFDKSAKILGLPYPGGPLVDKYAQLGNPNAYVFTKPKTKNPLDFSFSGLKTAILYFIQKNVKENSNFIEENLNDICASIQFTITSILMDKLKKAVKQTGIKHIAIAGGVSANSEIRKVLKEAENKYDWTTYIPKFEYTMDNAAMIGIVGYYKFLDGQFDGLDVTANARMKM
- a CDS encoding ABC1 kinase family protein, whose protein sequence is MKTIDSIPISKMQRASKLVKTGAKVGVNYLKYYGDKIINTEVVAKEKLNQNNANDIYNGLKQLKGSALKVAQMLSMEKNILPRAYVEKFSLAQFSVPPLSPPLVIKTFKQYFGKHPNEIFDEFNATSVNAASIGQVHKAVKDNKELAIKIQYPGVAQSISSDLTMVKPIAMSMFNIKGKDSDKYFKEVEDKLIEETDYTLEVKQSKAMVNACKHIPNLLFPNYYEKYSSQRIITMDWMHGEHLSEFVAHNTNQAISNQLGQALWDFYMFQIHKLKKVHADPHPGNFLINKQGQLIVIDFGCIKEIPQEFYIPYFELAEKENINNPILFKEKLFELEILREDDSEEEIEFFTQMFHEMLSLFTQPLHQEVFDFSNSEFFEKIGQLGERYSKSTELRKMNGNRGSKHFIYINRTFFGLYNLMFDLKSKDVKIFNFENL
- a CDS encoding PLP-dependent cysteine synthase family protein is translated as MSYKLGINQNILELIGSTPMIKLNKITNKLEGKFYTKFEGYNPGHSTKDRIALHIIEQAEKQGLIKKGTTIIETTSGNTGFSIAMVSVIKGYDCILAVSSKSSNDKIDMLKAMGAKVYVCPAHVSADDPRSYYNVAKKLHSEIADSVYINQYFNQLNIDAHYNTTGPEIWEQTEGKITHLVAASGTGGTISGASKYLKEQNPNIKIIGVDAYGSVLKKFHETGELDTKESYPYRIEGLGKNLIPTATDFDVIDKFEKVNDEDSAHRAREIALTEGVFAGYTSGAAMQAVFQLAKKGEFDQNSNVVVIFPDHGSRYMSKVYSDDWMREQGFFDTEKFVQSEIEYIK
- a CDS encoding TfoX/Sxy family protein produces the protein MAYDEHLGERISAIIKSKNVAFCSKKMMGGLVFMVNDKMTCGIHIDKKYGDSLLMAKIGTEAYEKEITKEVSLPMDFTGRPMKGYIFVTPKGFDLESDLEYWIDKALDFNKTLK
- a CDS encoding flavin reductase family protein, translated to MIHFSRADINNFHHLYRINLINSCSGYKSANLIGTKSPEGIENVAVFSSVTHMGSNPPLLGVFFRPTTVLRNTYENIKRTGTFTINHIYDTILKDAHHTSAKYDKSISEFEKTNLKPEYLNNFPAPFVEGAPIKLGMKFVEEYHIKSNDIILVIGEIIDLYIKDDMLQEDGFINLSLGKVASINGLDGYTIPNLEKRLGYQRPK